A genomic segment from Mus musculus strain C57BL/6J chromosome 13, GRCm38.p6 C57BL/6J encodes:
- the Pdlim7 gene encoding PDZ and LIM domain protein 7 isoform X1 encodes MDSFKVVLEGPAPWGFRLQGGKDFNVPLSISRLTPGGKAAQAGVAVGDWVLNIDGENAGSLTHIEAQNKIRACGERLSLGLSRAQPVQSKPQKVQTSDKQLLRQPVPDASKQRLMEDTEDWRPRPGTGQSRSFRILAHLTGTEFMQDPDEEFMKKSSQVPRTEAPAPASTIPQESWPGPTTPSPTSRPPWAVDPAFAERYAPDKTSTVLTRHSQPATPTPLQNRTSIVQAAAGGGTGGGSNNGKTPVCHQCHKIIRGRYLVALGHAYHPEEFVCSQCGKVLEEGGFFEEKGAIFCPSCYDVRYAPNCAKCKKKITGEIMHALKMTWHVHCFTCAACKTPIRNRAFYMEEGAPYCERDYEKMFGTKCRGCDFKIDAGDRFLEALGFSWHDTCFVCAICQINLEGKTFYSKKDKPLCKSHAFSHV; translated from the exons CTCACGCCCGGAGGCAAAGCTGCACAGGCCGGTGTGGCTGTGGGAGACTGGGTACTGAATATTGACGGTGAGAACGCGGGCAGCCTCACGCACATCGAAGCCCAGAACAAGATCCGCGCCTGTGGGGAGCGCCTCAGCCTGGGTCTTAGCAG AGCCCAGCCTGTTCAGAGCAAACCACAGAAG GTGCAGACCTCTGACAA ACAGTTGCTCAGACAGCCGGTCCCCGATGCCAGCAAGCAGCGGCTGATGGAGGATACCGAAGACTGGCGGCCGCGGCCGGGGACAGGCCAGTCCCGCTCCTTCCGCATCCTTGCCCACCTCACGGGCACAGAGTTCA TGCAAGACCCGGATGAGGAATTCATGAAGAAGTCAAG CCAGGTGCCCAGGACagaagccccagccccagcctcaacTATACCCCAGGAATCCTGGCCTG GCCCCACCACTCCCAGCCCCACCAGCCGCCCACCCTGGGCTGTGGATCCTGCATTTGCTGAGCGCTATGCCCCAGACAAAACCAGCACAGTGCTGACCCggcacagccagccagccacaccCACGCCTCTGCAGAACCGCACCTCCATAGTGCAGGCCGCAGCTGGAGGGGGCACAGGAGGGGGCAGCAACAACGGCAAGACTCCTGTATGCCACCAGTGCCACAAGATCATCCG CGGCCGCTACCTGGTAGCACTGGGCCACGCATACCATCCCGAGGAGTTTGTGTGCAGCCAGTGTGGAAAGGTCCTGGAAGAGGGTGGCTTCTTCGAGGAGAAGGGAGCTATCTTTTGCCCCTCCTGCTATGATGTGCGCTATGCACCCAACTGTGCCAAATGCAAGAAGAAGATCACTGGA GAGATCATGCATGCTCTGAAGATGACCTGGCACGTCCATTGCTTCACCTGTGCTGCCTGCAAAACGCCAATTCGCAACAGAGCCTTTTACATGGAAGAAGGGGCCCCCTACTGCGAGCGAG ACTATGAGAAGATGTTTGGCACAAAATGTCGAGGCTGTGACTTCAAGATTGATGCTGGAGACCGCTTCCTGGAAGCGCTGGGCTTCAGCTGGCATGACACATGCTTTGTTTGCGCA ATATGTCAGATCAACTTGGAAGGAAAGACCTTCTACTCCAAGAAGGACAAGCCCCTCTGCAAGAGCCACGCCTTCTCTCACGTATGA
- the Pdlim7 gene encoding PDZ and LIM domain protein 7 isoform a (isoform a is encoded by transcript variant a) produces MDSFKVVLEGPAPWGFRLQGGKDFNVPLSISRLTPGGKAAQAGVAVGDWVLNIDGENAGSLTHIEAQNKIRACGERLSLGLSRAQPVQSKPQKALTPPADPPRYTFAPSASLNKTARPFGAPPPTDSTLRQNGQLLRQPVPDASKQRLMEDTEDWRPRPGTGQSRSFRILAHLTGTEFMQDPDEEFMKKSSQVPRTEAPAPASTIPQESWPGPTTPSPTSRPPWAVDPAFAERYAPDKTSTVLTRHSQPATPTPLQNRTSIVQAAAGGGTGGGSNNGKTPVCHQCHKIIRGRYLVALGHAYHPEEFVCSQCGKVLEEGGFFEEKGAIFCPSCYDVRYAPNCAKCKKKITGEIMHALKMTWHVHCFTCAACKTPIRNRAFYMEEGAPYCERDYEKMFGTKCRGCDFKIDAGDRFLEALGFSWHDTCFVCAICQINLEGKTFYSKKDKPLCKSHAFSHV; encoded by the exons CTCACGCCCGGAGGCAAAGCTGCACAGGCCGGTGTGGCTGTGGGAGACTGGGTACTGAATATTGACGGTGAGAACGCGGGCAGCCTCACGCACATCGAAGCCCAGAACAAGATCCGCGCCTGTGGGGAGCGCCTCAGCCTGGGTCTTAGCAG AGCCCAGCCTGTTCAGAGCAAACCACAGAAG GCCCTGACCCCTCCCGCCGACCCCCCGAGGTACACTTTTGCACCAAGCGCCTCCCTCAACAAGACGGCCCGGCCCTTCGGGGCACCCCCACCTACTGACAGCACCCTGCGGCAGAATGG ACAGTTGCTCAGACAGCCGGTCCCCGATGCCAGCAAGCAGCGGCTGATGGAGGATACCGAAGACTGGCGGCCGCGGCCGGGGACAGGCCAGTCCCGCTCCTTCCGCATCCTTGCCCACCTCACGGGCACAGAGTTCA TGCAAGACCCGGATGAGGAATTCATGAAGAAGTCAAG CCAGGTGCCCAGGACagaagccccagccccagcctcaacTATACCCCAGGAATCCTGGCCTG GCCCCACCACTCCCAGCCCCACCAGCCGCCCACCCTGGGCTGTGGATCCTGCATTTGCTGAGCGCTATGCCCCAGACAAAACCAGCACAGTGCTGACCCggcacagccagccagccacaccCACGCCTCTGCAGAACCGCACCTCCATAGTGCAGGCCGCAGCTGGAGGGGGCACAGGAGGGGGCAGCAACAACGGCAAGACTCCTGTATGCCACCAGTGCCACAAGATCATCCG CGGCCGCTACCTGGTAGCACTGGGCCACGCATACCATCCCGAGGAGTTTGTGTGCAGCCAGTGTGGAAAGGTCCTGGAAGAGGGTGGCTTCTTCGAGGAGAAGGGAGCTATCTTTTGCCCCTCCTGCTATGATGTGCGCTATGCACCCAACTGTGCCAAATGCAAGAAGAAGATCACTGGA GAGATCATGCATGCTCTGAAGATGACCTGGCACGTCCATTGCTTCACCTGTGCTGCCTGCAAAACGCCAATTCGCAACAGAGCCTTTTACATGGAAGAAGGGGCCCCCTACTGCGAGCGAG ACTATGAGAAGATGTTTGGCACAAAATGTCGAGGCTGTGACTTCAAGATTGATGCTGGAGACCGCTTCCTGGAAGCGCTGGGCTTCAGCTGGCATGACACATGCTTTGTTTGCGCA ATATGTCAGATCAACTTGGAAGGAAAGACCTTCTACTCCAAGAAGGACAAGCCCCTCTGCAAGAGCCACGCCTTCTCTCACGTATGA
- the Pdlim7 gene encoding PDZ and LIM domain protein 7 isoform X2: MEDTEDWRPRPGTGQSRSFRILAHLTGTEFMQDPDEEFMKKSSQVPRTEAPAPASTIPQESWPGPTTPSPTSRPPWAVDPAFAERYAPDKTSTVLTRHSQPATPTPLQNRTSIVQAAAGGGTGGGSNNGKTPVCHQCHKIIRGRYLVALGHAYHPEEFVCSQCGKVLEEGGFFEEKGAIFCPSCYDVRYAPNCAKCKKKITGEIMHALKMTWHVHCFTCAACKTPIRNRAFYMEEGAPYCERDYEKMFGTKCRGCDFKIDAGDRFLEALGFSWHDTCFVCAICQINLEGKTFYSKKDKPLCKSHAFSHV, from the exons ATGGAGGATACCGAAGACTGGCGGCCGCGGCCGGGGACAGGCCAGTCCCGCTCCTTCCGCATCCTTGCCCACCTCACGGGCACAGAGTTCA TGCAAGACCCGGATGAGGAATTCATGAAGAAGTCAAG CCAGGTGCCCAGGACagaagccccagccccagcctcaacTATACCCCAGGAATCCTGGCCTG GCCCCACCACTCCCAGCCCCACCAGCCGCCCACCCTGGGCTGTGGATCCTGCATTTGCTGAGCGCTATGCCCCAGACAAAACCAGCACAGTGCTGACCCggcacagccagccagccacaccCACGCCTCTGCAGAACCGCACCTCCATAGTGCAGGCCGCAGCTGGAGGGGGCACAGGAGGGGGCAGCAACAACGGCAAGACTCCTGTATGCCACCAGTGCCACAAGATCATCCG CGGCCGCTACCTGGTAGCACTGGGCCACGCATACCATCCCGAGGAGTTTGTGTGCAGCCAGTGTGGAAAGGTCCTGGAAGAGGGTGGCTTCTTCGAGGAGAAGGGAGCTATCTTTTGCCCCTCCTGCTATGATGTGCGCTATGCACCCAACTGTGCCAAATGCAAGAAGAAGATCACTGGA GAGATCATGCATGCTCTGAAGATGACCTGGCACGTCCATTGCTTCACCTGTGCTGCCTGCAAAACGCCAATTCGCAACAGAGCCTTTTACATGGAAGAAGGGGCCCCCTACTGCGAGCGAG ACTATGAGAAGATGTTTGGCACAAAATGTCGAGGCTGTGACTTCAAGATTGATGCTGGAGACCGCTTCCTGGAAGCGCTGGGCTTCAGCTGGCATGACACATGCTTTGTTTGCGCA ATATGTCAGATCAACTTGGAAGGAAAGACCTTCTACTCCAAGAAGGACAAGCCCCTCTGCAAGAGCCACGCCTTCTCTCACGTATGA